The DNA window ATTCTAGTCCGGGCGAAGCCATATTTCTGGCTCCGCCACTGTTTAGAACTCAAATCTATTAATACAGATAAAAAAACGAAACGACTTGAAATGATCCCAAAAACTGCTCCAAATCCATATCCCATAAGAATAACTTGCCACGTAAATCCATCCAAAATGCTACCTTCATCATCACCTTGTTGTGGCAACATCTCTTCGTCATTTGTGCATTTCTTAGTCAAAGGAAATCCACATAATCCCGAGTTTCCTATGTATGAGCTGCTGTCAAATGTAAGAAAATGACCGCTAGATTGGGGTATCGACCCAACAAGATGATTATATGACAGATTCAACCGTTCTAGAAATGTTAACCTCGTCAACTGCTAGGGAATTTCCCCTACCAATTGATTTGAAGATAAGTCCAAGGACTCTAGTACGCTTATATATGCTACACATTCaggaatatgacccgtgagGATGTTATGGGACAAATTCAAATACCTTAATGATTTGAGCATTCCTATTGTATCTGAAATATTTCCATGAAACATGTTGCTTGACAAATCAATGGTCGTAAGTGTTTCCAAAATTATCTGATATCGAAGCTCCAGTGCTtttacatttaatgttacagaCTCCATGTAAGGGAAACTTAACGTTGAATTATTTGTTTCATTTTTGTTTTCCTTGACATCAATCATGGCTTTGAAATTCTCGAAATATTGGTCTGGCAAAGCTCCAGTGAATTGATTGTCGGAGACGTCGAAGATTTGCAACATAGGGTAGGAAATATTACTCTTTAAAGCAGGCATCGTACCATGGAACCTATTAGATCTCAGCACAAGAACTCGAAGCTCCACGAGATTTTCCATCCAATAAGGAAAATAATCATGGATTTTATTGTTCCCGGCGTTAAGAACCTGAAGCTGTCGGCACTTGGCCAATGACTGAGGGACCGTTCCTTCCAAATCGTTGCTATTCAAGTCAAGAGATATCAGTGCACTTTCGTTTCCTGTGCACTGTGGAACTTTTCCTTCCAATCTGTTAGTCGATAGATGGAGAATCTGAAGGGCACTCATATCGCAAATGGATGATGGAATCTCTCCTGTTAAACTGCAAATTACTTAGAAACTAATGGATAGAAAAtcgaaaaattaaatgaaaaacAACCTTTGAATGGGCGTCCGAATATAACTTCCTTGTGATAAAAAGGAACTTCACCTGTTAATTTATTTGAGTCCAAGATTAGATCATTCAGCCCTCTCAAATTGCCTGTCGTACGTAGACTCGAACAATTTTCGAAACACTCCAGCAATGGCCCTTGTAAATCGTTTTCTTTCGCTGCAAAATAGCTGACAGATAATCCACAGCATAATCCTCGTGGGAGATTCCCCGAGAAGtggtttttagaaaaattagcATAAATCAATTCAGAAATATTTTTCCCGAAATTCTCAGGCAACTGCCCAGTCAATTGGTTATTATTCACTTCAAAAAATAAGAGTGAAGTTAAATTCCCAATTGTAGGTGGAAGAGTTCCACTGAGATTGTTCGCATAAAGGTTCGGTATAAAGAGTTTTGTCAGATTTGTTATTGTTGGTGGTATTGCACTCGAGAATAGATTATTTGAAAGTTCTACAGAACGCAAATTTCGGAGGTTCCCAATCTCCAGCGGGATGGAGCctgaaaattgttattttgcagGTCGAGTAAAGATAAATTGGTCAGTAAGCCTATTTCAGATGAAACCACCCCCGTGAAGAGATTGTTTCCAAGATCCAAGAATCTTAGTTGGGTCCAATTGCTTAAAAAATGAGAGATATCACCAGAAAGATTATTATAAGCTAGCACCGAGTATGTTAGTTGGGTCAGGTTTGACAAGGATAGAGGCAAAGGTCCTGTAAGTGAATTGAAGGCTAAGGCCAAAAAGGTAAGGTTGCTGCATTGGCCGAGCTCAGGAGGAATTGTTGAATCGAGGTGATTAAGTTCGAGTAACAGTTGTTTAAGGTTCAAGAGTTGGCCTACAGAAGACGGAATATTTCCTTCAAATGAGTTTTCGTTCAGACCAAGATATTCGAGCTGTAACAAGTTTTTGAATACTGATTCGGGAATGGGGCCTGTGAGATTGTTAAATGACAAATCAAGAAGAGTAATACTCTTGCACCTGGTTATAAAACTTGGAAACTGCAAAGTGAGTTTATTGTCACGAAGGCTGAGGTGTGTCAGAAAAGGGAGGCTCGGGATTCTAGACCAATCAGTCGTCTCCAAGTGATTTAATCCAAAATTCAAGCGTGTCACCTTTTGAAGGTTGCCAATTTGACGTGGAACTTCACCACTGAGATTGTTGTCACGGAAACTAATGTACCGAATCTCGGTTAAATTCCACTCAGTGAATGATGCTTAAGATATTGTCGCTGAGGTCTAAGAAAATGATTGTAGATAGATTTCCAATACTAGACTGGTATCAATCCACTGAAGTTGTTTCCGCTGATATTGAAACTGGTGAGATAATGAGATTGGGAACGAACCGAAATCGAGCCTGTCAATTCTGCCGTAAAGATTTGCATGGGATAAGTTTATATCAGAAACGGAGCCCCCTTCATTGCAAGGCAATCCCCGTCCAATTACAAAGGTTACTGAGATTATCAAGGGACCATGGAATGGTAAAAGGAGACGGTGACATGGTTCTCTTCCACTGAACGAGAGCTTCAGCTTCTGTTTTTGCTGAAAAGCTAGTGTTCAACAAAAGCAAAGAGAGAAGAAGAAGCAATAAGATGGAGGATATTTGGGATGTTCTCATGGCTCATTTCCTGCAGTTATACTCCAATATTTGCTCTATTTTATAGTACTCAAGAACAAGAACGGATGCTACAGATTGATTCATCAAGTCAAGAAAGACTTGGAAGTCCACTAGCTCGTCAATCAATAAAATCCAAACAGCTTCCATCTCTATTATTACCAATCTTGATGATTGGTAATATACGATCAATACATAGACTATAAGCTTAAGTAACACATACGGACTTCACGTGATTTTTCTTCATGAATATTatattgtttaatttttttgtacTTATCAAATACCCTTATttactttaattaattttaaaattcaaattttatttgttttacaCATTTagtgtatttaaaattttataaattggaTTAGTTGTTTAAATAAACTTATTAAAATTCATAGAAATtacaatttgtttttttaatttaattctattttttaaaaaagtagtTGTACAAAAAAACGACTATACACCATGTTCTTTGTTTTGAAGTAGATATCTATCTAACCATCCAGAGACGTAAATGAATATATTAATCAACAGGATTGAtcaattaaagaatttaaataaaaatatctttGGGATGTCCTATTTTACGATGTATTTAAGAAATAATGTTTTGGCCAAAACTTGGCGAGTAAAAACATTTTATTGTTGATTTCATGTCTGGTTCGAATTTGATTggattattaaatttttttatggttgatttttcaaaatttagaaATACCATTCCTTCGGTTTGATTATAGCTTAATAGTTGATGCATACATGcaaactaaaaaaattattgatatcATGCATGCCACATTCTCCACGTATTGGCTCGATTACAAACGTAATAAAATCTTTTACTTGAGATGAGAATTATTAGTTTCCACAAGTTATTTTTACCACTTTCCCAACAAAAACTTGTTCCACCTTCCACTCATTTTGCTCTTGTAAAGAAATGATGACTAATACATAAGCACCAAACCAAAATGGACGCATCCCAACGACCCTTTAACAAGATAATCAAAACAAGCTTGACTTTATGGAAACACCGCACACCACACTCGGGCCACATGCAAAGCAACCCTACATTTAATTCTTAACAAAAGATTCCAAACTTCCATCATATCATACACGACGATGCTCCCAATCTCACATGACAACACATGCAGCCGGGTTTTCGTCGCTAAAAGCCGTGGTGTACCGCACCTCGGTCGAGCTCGCACGTGCGAGATTCGACATTTGAGGGTCGTCAACGTTGCGAACATACCCGGCGGGGGCCTTCTTGTCGTAGACACCGGGTGCATAAGGGTGCGCGACCACATCGTACGGGACGTATGGCCAGATCTCCACTTTCTTGCCCGTGCGATGAGCTACACGGGCGAGGACTTTTTGGGGATCGACGTAGCCGATGACGGTGAGCTTGCTCTGCTTCGGCGAAACCTCTATGGATGTCACTCCTTTCATCCCCTCCACAGATCTTCGAACCTTCCTCTCGCATCCTTCGCAATCCATTTTTATCTTTATTTCGACGGTCTGTTGAAACCAAGAGAAATCGATGTTTAACAAATAtgttcaaattaaataaatgattaaGCTGCAAAAATATGCGTCTTAGTACAATAATAATTATACATTATTCCTATAATCCTATGGCACATGTACATAATTAATGGGAGATAAATATTGTCGATGATCAATTAATGACGTAACCTCATTTGTCAAGAACGATGATTGTCAcagtttattaaaaataatgaaaacaaAATATGAAGAGATAAAGACTACCTCACTCATCAACAACACAGAATTTATATCGACACATAAACCCCCTATAATTTTTGACACGTGTATTCTGAATTGTTATTCAAGTCTCATGGTATTCAATTTTATAAGAATATtcaaacaataaataataatagtaaATACTAACGAATATCCCAATATTTAACAAGTATTAATATGATATTTGATTCACAAActacaaaatttatttaattttattaccaAAGTAGCATTGATTATCCTCTAAATAGTACGGAGTAGCATGGTGTGAgataagataataataataagaataataataataataataacatgaCAGCGTAGCATGGTGTGAGATATGATGAGGTTCCCAACCAAGCATTAAATAACGTTAGAATTTAGAGTAAAACAAGTGTCAGAAATTAATGCAAAACAAATGATTTTCTTTCCTACAGATCTGAACCCCCCACATCTCTTCTCTACGAAGAGTCAAGAAGAAAGAAATGAGAAAATTAGAGAACTCTCCAGCGATGAGCGATCTGCATATCATGACGAAGAGGGAGCAGAGTCGGCCATGTTTACGGAAAATACAGTTAAAACCCACGAAATCTATACGCAATGCAGTAGACGAGTCTGACTATGTAATATCATATTTTAGAAACGATCTGAACTAACAGTTTTCGTACTCAGAGGCCAAGTACTAttgcaaatatatatatagttaaaaaatacataaaaaatgtGAGCCAACCTGAAGCTGTTTGCGTTTCTTGTGGTGCCTGGAATGGCCGCCGGTGCAATCGAACATGTCTGAAAGATGATCTAAGGCAcccatttcttcttcttcttcttcctttcTCTCACAAACAAACCACCCAGTATTTATATGTATAAAGCACCGAGTTACTTAGTATagattttatatgtatatatgtgtgtgtgtgagtgtgtgtacaGCTGGTGGACACAGAGCTATACTTTGCAGTGATTACTTCTTGGACACTCGGGGTTCTCTGTTTATATAAGCGAGAGCTGGGAGCTTAACGTTGAAGGAAGATTAACGCGTGGAGGCATGTTATTGGGTAATAATTTGGATACGTCTGCACCGACCCGGAGAGAGAAGATAAGGGAAGGTTCAAGGTTCTTGGAATTCGGATCCGGGTCGGGACCCACTCGTTTGAGTCGGCGATTATCTGTGAGCAATTTGAGTGTGAACGGCGCCCAGAGACATTTGACtaaaatttgttatttttattatatcttcccaaatttaACAGCCTTTATTTAATTCGTGCTTCCTGTCACTCTGTAAATGGCGGGTCAACAGTTGGGACCGAAATTATGAGCCGTTTAATACCTCAATTCCCCGGACACGTACAACTTCCATTAATAATGCTCCTTTTTTTTCTTTGGATCGCAATCATTTTTCATTCATCTCAAATATATAATTCCGTTTCTAACTTTAATTACATTTTCCCTTGTTTTCCGTTTAATATAAATCTTGGAAAACATGCAAAAAAATTTGGATGAAAAGGACAAAATAGAATTTGTTTTGTAAAATCAGTGAATATTCTATTGGGTGAATTTAGAAGCTTGTGACAGAGAACAAGCTCTATGTTTTGTGTAAAAGAATTATTTAAGCATAAACGAATAGGCAAGGAACGTACACAACTTCTCCCAAGATCCAATTTGTACATTCATAGGCATATATATAAAagatttaaatatattaaacatTCATAATATTATTACACTAAAACATTTTGAGCTTGAATCATGAATGGTAATGGATTCCAAAGTTTAAATAAATCTGTCAAACTCAATTTGTTACCTTACATGATAAATGTTTTGatgataaaatataatattctttTGCATCCGTAATATCATCTCATaggaaataataataaatttagaTGTAAAAGAAAGAAACAAATAGTCAAAAGAATGTCTAAAAAATATCAGAATACCATCAAATGTGCCATAACAGTAAAGATGCAAACGTGCAAGAAAAAAGTTAAGATTTTGAGATCGGAACTCTGCTAGATCTTGAAACGTGTGAGTTTAAAATCTTCCAACCAAAATGTAAACTTGTCTGTAAAGATTATAATAAAACAATGTCTAAAAAGCTCTAATATAAGGATTTAGTGACTCAATTGAGAATATGTGAGAGATTATATCGTAAGACCTTGAAGCTcgtaataaatacattataaccTGCAAGATCAAAACGAACAAACGAATTAGATATTATCACTAGAATAAAGCAACATAATGAATCATGGACCATAAACTTATTCATGGTTAAAAACAAAACCAAATGAAGATGGGGGCGAGTATATCTGATCTATTGAATTGAGTATATAATTTATACAAATAATTTGTTTGCAACCAATGTCCTTCAgcttttaagaaaaaaaacaaaagaaatttaTAACCAGCAAAAAAATTCAACTTAAACCAACAAAcgaaaaatcataaataatatgtttaTTCATTAGAATCTAATCAAGTACTGTTTAAAGTTGATTCAATAAATATAGAAAGTGTAATACCCATGCCAAAATTATTATTCGGGAAACGTTATTAGATGAAGGATGAGAAATAGAGAAACATGAGCAGAGATAAAAACATGGACAGAATATAGGGTGCCACATATAGCTGACTGTGGTTGAACACAGATAATTGAATTTATTAGCATCCCCCAAATTCTAACGTTGAAACATGTAGCATGTATTTAACGATTATTGTAACTATTTGTACAAAACGTATTTTCTAAAATTTACAATAAATGGAGTTGACTCACTTACACTTTTATCAGTCTCTTTAGGTAGCAATACATCTTTGAAAACTACGTTTCTTGTGAATACACCAAATTGACGCTCTAAATTTTCGTCTTTTACCAAAATTTTGTAGAATTTTATGAGACTCCTCTTGAAAGTGCCACATATAGCTGACCATGGCTGAACACATGGTTACACAAAATATGTCAATATTTGGGATTGTTTGAccttttgttttgtttattgtcAAAACAAAACTAAGCCTTATGGGAAACTGTCGACGTGTCAACCCAAAATGGTAATCCAGAATTATCTTAACTTTTCAATGGCATTCTATGTAGAAAGAATCTGGTACCCTTTTGAGAACCTATTATGATCTCAGTATTGCTACTACTTAAATTATAATTCACTCAAGTGTAGGTTTGTCGTAAgtacgagatcgatccacaGTGAGGttttttaagtttaaaattattaattt is part of the Primulina eburnea isolate SZY01 chromosome 1, ASM2296580v1, whole genome shotgun sequence genome and encodes:
- the LOC140827291 gene encoding heavy metal-associated isoprenylated plant protein 26-like, with the translated sequence MGALDHLSDMFDCTGGHSRHHKKRKQLQTVEIKIKMDCEGCERKVRRSVEGMKGVTSIEVSPKQSKLTVIGYVDPQKVLARVAHRTGKKVEIWPYVPYDVVAHPYAPGVYDKKAPAGYVRNVDDPQMSNLARASSTEVRYTTAFSDENPAACVVM